ATGGCAATGTGACCTCGTTTGCCTTCTTCCAGATGACAGCGTGGCGACCCACGCGGCATTCTCAAACCCGGTCAAAACTGCCCGATTTTGTACCATCGTGGCAAGCTGCCCGTCCGCGAATACGCACCCCGAATCGTGCGTAGCTCGCGACACACTTGAATGTATTATCGGAAAAATTGTGCCTTTACCAAGTGCTTGAGCGCGAGGGTGCGGCGTTCATCGCCCCTACACCGGAGGTACGCTGCGATCCACGGACGCTTGGCGGCGGATGGCAATCGGTTGATGAGGCAGATTCTGCATGAAGGAAGCGCAATGAACGGAACAAACATGGTGTGGCTGGTCAACCGCTTGCGCTGCATGTCGGTGGCTGAGATGGGGTACCGGGTCCAGCAGGCCACTGCGATCCGGCTGGGGCGGAGCCTGGCGGGCCGCACGCAGTTGGCGCTGGCGCGCTCGGCGCCGCCGGCCGTGCCGACACTTAATTTAGGCGTGCGCGGTGCGCCCGAGCTCGATCCAGGCGAGGTCGAGGCGCTGCTGCTCGACGCGGAGCGCATCTGCGCAGGGCACGTCGTGCTGTTTGCCGATGGCCGCTTTGACGTGGGTGTGCCAACCGCATGGAACCGCGACCCCGACACCGGTGTGACCGCGCCGGCCGTGTACCGGGGCGACCTCGCCATTACCGACCGCGAACTGGTGGGCGACATCAAGCATGTCTGGGAACTGAATCGTCACTTGCACCTCGTGCGGCTGGCACAGGCCTGGACGCTCACGCGCGATGCGCGCTGGATGGATGCGCTTGCGCAAAACCTGCGCAGCTGGCTCGAGCAGTGTCCACCGCTGACCGGCCCCAACTGGACCAGTTCGCGGGAACTGGGCATCCGGCTCATCAACTGGAGTCTGATCTGGCAATTGATCGGTGGGGACCGCAGCGCGCTGTTCGAGGGCGATGCCGGGCAGCGCCTGCGCGCGGACTGGCTCGGCAGCATCCACGCCCATTGCCGTACGATCGCGCGCCATCTGTCGCGCCATTCGTCAGCCAACAACCATCTGATCGGTGAACTGGCCGGCCTGTACATGGGCGCAGTCACCTGGCCGTGCTGGAAAGAATCGCGCGATTGGCAGACGCTGGCGCAGAACGAGTTGGAAGTGGAAGCCCAGGCGCAATTCTCGCGCGATGGTGTCAACCGTGAGCAGGCCTTTGGCTACCACTTGTTCGTCTGCGAATTCCTGTTTGTGGCCGGCTTGCTGGCCCAGACCGGCGGCCACAGCCTGCGACCGTTTTCGCGTGCTTACTGGGGTAGTCTGCAGCGCGCGCTGCGCTTCTTGCGCTCGGTACGCGACGTCGGTGGGAATGTGCCGGCCGTAGGCGACGCCGACGATGGCTGTGTGTTCCGCCTGGACGCCTCGGGCATGGACCGCGCCGCGCAGTTGCTGGCGCTGGGCGACACCGTCTTCGGCGGCCATGCCGACAGCCACCCCGGCGTGCGCTGGCTGCTGCACACGTTGCCGGGCGGGCGGCCCGATTGCGATCCGCACGAGGTCGATACGGGCTGGGCCTTTCCCGATGGTGGCTATCTGCTGTTCGGCAATCGCTTTGGTGAAGCGGACGAAATCAAGGGCTTGCTCGACTGCGGCCCACTGGGCTATCTGGGCGTGGCTGCGCACGGTCACGCCGATGCGCTGGCGCTGGCCCTGTCGATCGCGGGTGAACCTTGCCTGGTCGATCCCGGGACCTATTCGTACGGCCAGGACGACAAATGGCGCGATTATTTTCGCGGCACGTCCAGCCACAATACGGTGCGCATCGACGGTGTTGATCAATCGGTTTCGGGTGGGCGTTTCATGTGGCTGCGCAAGGCCGTCGCCAGCATCGAGCGCATGCCGGCC
The sequence above is a segment of the Oxalobacteraceae sp. CFBP 8761 genome. Coding sequences within it:
- a CDS encoding alginate lyase family protein, coding for MNGTNMVWLVNRLRCMSVAEMGYRVQQATAIRLGRSLAGRTQLALARSAPPAVPTLNLGVRGAPELDPGEVEALLLDAERICAGHVVLFADGRFDVGVPTAWNRDPDTGVTAPAVYRGDLAITDRELVGDIKHVWELNRHLHLVRLAQAWTLTRDARWMDALAQNLRSWLEQCPPLTGPNWTSSRELGIRLINWSLIWQLIGGDRSALFEGDAGQRLRADWLGSIHAHCRTIARHLSRHSSANNHLIGELAGLYMGAVTWPCWKESRDWQTLAQNELEVEAQAQFSRDGVNREQAFGYHLFVCEFLFVAGLLAQTGGHSLRPFSRAYWGSLQRALRFLRSVRDVGGNVPAVGDADDGCVFRLDASGMDRAAQLLALGDTVFGGHADSHPGVRWLLHTLPGGRPDCDPHEVDTGWAFPDGGYLLFGNRFGEADEIKGLLDCGPLGYLGVAAHGHADALALALSIAGEPCLVDPGTYSYGQDDKWRDYFRGTSSHNTVRIDGVDQSVSGGRFMWLRKAVASIERMPASPHEFDFRGSHDGYARLPDPVRHVRSVRFESASNTLTVRDEVSGKKPHKVELFWHFAPGLDVRLTSNGLAVRGRRFVLQMQASGEDLHLELVRGAENPPLGWYSATYQSKVPCDVLRISTVSSAVPVECKFSITFIDEK